The Paraburkholderia acidisoli genome contains a region encoding:
- a CDS encoding flagellar hook-length control protein FliK, producing MAIDSQNALAPSDTDEGGVQTYAIGDMSAPTATPLETTAAPAEAPVSPTAPSTDEAANAATDDASATNNAATTPAPDANGLAPGTTPSTPAPATSDDNTPPKTDCRFIGLDGSPISGLIYRLESDSTTIDGTTDGDGNTTAITTFAVGANCLVLVKKDDGEYKQIASFTVPSVDSTITLMSPSVLLKTATQPHGGAEDDVYKEPPANAPGNSGTTEAHPAYADSGSATGSGATDQGNDPASTASSSSAASPTVNNGTTETDMAGATAGTDSTRSATSNAASGAAGSAAAQTANIPATPATPAVAAAPVVSAASTKTLPPTKTAPAARPATASKTSTGTPSTKPKGGTGKTPAAPVVATKRDAVGHPQAQPQETWSDWAGHKINAAWHFIEDWMSVGTNPVTGKPAGANSANGSTKPAAARPANTVDPAAVARKTSDLAEEQTMHTMPSSSTVVNLKQIADGTIKYGSKPTKESKGQCYMFVKIALWKINAIQFLRDKHGKYEGAGGSYAKVAGAFLESQGFKNVTSELPDARWALPGDVIVYHVAGDTQTADGKGQPGHIDIRTYHYYVSDFKRNYLCVGGRNPDGTRHFYEPIGIYRKAGFSDPLALARMKAFLKIIRSREAKTFFELGGDAKTYYASQGVYSLSGGIKDLSTYPPGAHHQGAYQMTKAVWTAGQAAGAGALPADFQPATQDRYAVFLMEGRPGRFDPKTQQPQPTALGYVRTGEVEKAVGLLRSEWASMPGTSQDQGYTMAQLKSDFDKYVKEFSN from the coding sequence ATGGCCATCGACTCCCAAAACGCCCTCGCGCCTTCGGACACCGACGAAGGCGGTGTACAGACTTACGCGATCGGGGACATGAGCGCGCCCACGGCAACGCCCCTCGAAACGACCGCCGCACCAGCAGAAGCACCGGTCTCGCCTACGGCCCCCTCCACCGACGAGGCGGCCAACGCGGCCACGGACGATGCATCGGCTACCAACAACGCAGCGACCACGCCGGCCCCGGACGCGAACGGACTCGCGCCCGGGACGACTCCGTCGACGCCGGCACCGGCAACCTCCGACGACAACACGCCGCCCAAAACCGACTGCCGGTTTATCGGCTTGGACGGCAGCCCGATAAGCGGACTGATTTACCGCCTGGAGTCGGACAGCACGACGATCGACGGCACGACCGACGGCGACGGCAATACGACCGCAATCACCACGTTTGCCGTGGGCGCCAACTGCCTCGTGCTGGTCAAGAAAGACGACGGCGAGTACAAGCAGATCGCCAGCTTTACGGTGCCGAGCGTCGACAGCACGATTACGTTGATGAGCCCGAGCGTCTTGCTCAAGACTGCCACGCAACCGCATGGCGGCGCCGAGGACGACGTTTACAAGGAACCGCCCGCCAATGCCCCGGGCAACTCCGGCACGACCGAAGCCCATCCTGCTTATGCCGACAGCGGAAGCGCAACGGGAAGCGGAGCAACGGACCAAGGAAACGATCCCGCGAGTACGGCCAGTTCATCGAGTGCGGCCTCGCCCACCGTGAACAACGGTACGACGGAAACCGACATGGCGGGCGCGACCGCCGGCACTGACTCAACCCGTAGTGCGACTAGCAACGCGGCCAGCGGAGCAGCCGGTAGCGCGGCTGCGCAGACCGCGAATATTCCCGCGACTCCCGCGACTCCCGCGGTAGCCGCGGCGCCCGTGGTCAGCGCCGCCAGCACGAAAACGCTTCCTCCGACGAAAACCGCACCGGCCGCCCGGCCCGCGACCGCAAGCAAAACATCGACGGGGACCCCGTCGACGAAACCGAAAGGCGGTACGGGCAAGACGCCTGCCGCACCGGTCGTCGCGACGAAACGCGACGCGGTCGGGCATCCGCAAGCGCAACCGCAGGAGACGTGGAGCGACTGGGCCGGTCACAAAATCAATGCGGCATGGCATTTCATTGAGGACTGGATGAGCGTCGGCACGAATCCGGTTACCGGGAAGCCGGCGGGCGCGAATTCGGCTAACGGCTCGACCAAACCCGCGGCGGCGCGACCCGCCAACACGGTCGACCCCGCGGCGGTTGCCCGAAAGACCAGTGATCTGGCCGAAGAGCAGACGATGCATACCATGCCGTCGTCCTCGACCGTCGTGAATCTCAAGCAGATCGCCGACGGCACCATCAAGTATGGCTCGAAGCCCACCAAGGAATCGAAGGGCCAATGCTATATGTTCGTGAAGATCGCGCTCTGGAAGATCAACGCGATCCAGTTCCTTCGAGACAAGCACGGCAAATACGAAGGCGCGGGCGGCAGCTATGCGAAAGTCGCCGGGGCGTTTCTGGAATCGCAGGGATTCAAGAACGTCACGAGCGAACTTCCGGATGCGCGCTGGGCGCTCCCCGGCGACGTCATCGTTTATCACGTCGCTGGCGACACGCAGACCGCGGACGGAAAAGGCCAACCCGGGCATATCGACATCCGGACTTATCACTACTACGTCAGCGATTTCAAGCGTAATTACCTGTGCGTGGGCGGACGCAATCCCGATGGCACCCGGCATTTCTACGAGCCGATCGGCATTTATCGCAAAGCGGGATTCAGCGATCCGCTGGCGCTCGCACGCATGAAAGCGTTCCTGAAAATCATCCGGAGTCGCGAAGCGAAGACGTTTTTCGAACTGGGCGGAGACGCGAAGACTTACTACGCGTCGCAAGGCGTGTATTCGCTTTCGGGCGGCATCAAGGATTTATCGACCTATCCTCCGGGCGCGCATCATCAGGGCGCGTATCAGATGACCAAGGCGGTATGGACAGCCGGGCAAGCAGCGGGAGCAGGCGCGTTGCCTGCCGACTTTCAACCCGCCACGCAAGACCGCTACGCGGTGTTTTTGATGGAAGGCCGTCCGGGGCGTTTTGATCCGAAGACCCAACAGCCCCAGCCCACGGCGCTCGGGTACGTGCGAACCGGCGAAGTCGAAAAGGCCGTTGGCCTGCTACGCAGCGAATGGGCCTCCATGCCAGGCACGAGCCAGGATCAGGGTTACACGATGGCGCAGCTAAAATCCGACTTTGATAAGTACGTTAAGGAGTTCAGCAATTGA
- the rpmI gene encoding 50S ribosomal protein L35 produces the protein MPKMKTKKSAAKRFVVRPGGTVKRGQAFKRHILTKKTTKNKRHLRGATAVHDSDLNSVRAMLPFA, from the coding sequence ATGCCGAAGATGAAGACCAAGAAGAGCGCTGCGAAGCGCTTCGTGGTTCGTCCGGGCGGTACCGTCAAGCGCGGTCAAGCCTTCAAGCGTCACATCCTGACGAAGAAGACCACCAAGAACAAGCGTCATCTGCGTGGTGCAACGGCCGTTCATGATTCCGATCTGAACTCCGTGCGCGCAATGCTGCCGTTCGCGTAA
- a CDS encoding MerR family transcriptional regulator, producing MTSTIEKVVLPSIPAKRYFTIGEVSELCGVKPHVLRYWEQEFTQLKPVKRRGNRRYYQHHEVLLIRRIRELLYEQGFTINGARNRLDSHGAMVEEAAQSEAEAVASGEGTTALVDVDQLRKELLHVIDLLGS from the coding sequence ATGACATCGACAATCGAAAAGGTCGTCTTGCCTTCCATTCCCGCCAAACGCTACTTCACCATCGGCGAAGTGAGCGAACTGTGCGGCGTGAAGCCCCATGTGCTGCGTTATTGGGAGCAGGAGTTCACGCAGTTGAAGCCGGTCAAGCGGCGCGGTAACCGTCGCTACTACCAGCATCACGAGGTCTTGCTGATTCGCCGTATTCGCGAACTGCTTTACGAGCAGGGCTTCACGATCAACGGTGCGCGCAACCGGCTCGATTCGCACGGTGCGATGGTCGAGGAAGCGGCGCAGTCTGAAGCGGAAGCGGTGGCGAGTGGGGAAGGCACGACGGCACTTGTTGATGTCGATCAGTTGCGCAAAGAACTGCTGCACGTGATCGATCTGCTGGGAAGCTGA
- the rplT gene encoding 50S ribosomal protein L20, translating into MPRVKRGVTARARHKKIINLAKGYRGRRNNVYRIAKQAVMRAGQYAYRDRRNKKRVFRALWITRINAAVRQHDMTYSVFINGLKKASIELDRKVLADMAVFDKPAFAAIVKQVKAAVAA; encoded by the coding sequence ATGCCTCGAGTCAAACGTGGGGTTACCGCACGGGCCCGCCACAAGAAGATCATCAACCTGGCCAAGGGTTACCGCGGCCGTCGCAATAACGTCTATCGCATCGCCAAGCAGGCGGTCATGCGCGCAGGCCAGTACGCCTATCGCGATCGCCGCAACAAGAAGCGTGTGTTCCGCGCACTGTGGATCACGCGTATCAATGCAGCGGTGCGTCAGCACGACATGACCTACAGCGTGTTCATCAACGGTCTGAAGAAGGCCTCGATCGAACTCGACCGTAAGGTCCTGGCTGACATGGCCGTGTTCGACAAGCCTGCATTTGCTGCGATCGTCAAGCAGGTGAAGGCCGCCGTCGCTGCCTAA
- the thrS gene encoding threonine--tRNA ligase, translating to MVAIRLPDGSVRQYDHPVTVAEVAASIGPGLAKAALGGKLDGELVDTSTLIDRDAALAIVTDKDADGLDIIRHSTAHLLAYAVKELYPEAQVTIGPVIDNGFYYDFAYNRPFTPEDLEKIEKRMLELSKKDEPVTRRVVSRGEAVDYFKSIGEKYKAEIIESIPGAEEIKLYSHGGFTDLCRGPHVPSTGKLKIFKLMKVAGAYWRGDAKNEQLQRIYGTAWTKKEDQELYLHNLEEAEKRDHRKLGKQLDLFHMQDESPGMVFWHPKGWTLWQQVEQYMRGRLREVGYDEIKTPMIMDRSLWEASGHWQNYRENMFTTESEKRDYAIKPMNCPGHVQVFNHGLRSYRDLPLRYAEFGSCHRNEASGALHGLMRVRGFVQDDAHIFCTEEQFISESIAFNTLAMSVYKDFGFDHIDIKLSLRPDSRAGTDETWDRAEQGLRDALTACGVQWEELPGEGAFYGPKVEYHIKDALGRSWQCGTLQLDMVLPERLGAEYVSEDNSRRRPIMLHRAILGSMERFLGILIEHHAGAMPSWLAPEQVVVMNIAESQAEYAANLAQSLQKQGVRVSADLRNEKISYKIREHTLEKVPYLLVVGDKEREAQTVAVRARGGVDLGVMPLDAFAERLAQDVKTFK from the coding sequence ATGGTTGCGATACGTCTGCCCGACGGTTCGGTTCGACAGTACGATCATCCCGTCACGGTCGCCGAAGTGGCGGCCTCGATCGGTCCCGGCCTCGCCAAGGCGGCGCTGGGCGGCAAGCTCGACGGCGAACTGGTCGACACGTCGACGCTGATCGATCGCGACGCAGCGCTCGCCATCGTCACGGACAAAGACGCTGACGGCCTCGACATCATCCGTCACTCCACGGCGCACTTGCTGGCGTACGCGGTGAAGGAGTTGTATCCGGAAGCGCAGGTCACCATCGGGCCGGTCATCGACAACGGCTTCTATTACGACTTCGCCTATAACCGTCCCTTCACGCCCGAAGATCTGGAAAAGATCGAAAAGCGCATGCTGGAGCTCTCGAAGAAAGACGAGCCGGTCACGCGCCGGGTCGTCTCGCGCGGCGAGGCGGTGGACTACTTCAAGAGCATCGGCGAGAAGTACAAGGCCGAGATCATCGAATCGATTCCCGGCGCGGAAGAGATCAAGCTGTATTCGCACGGCGGTTTCACGGACCTGTGCCGCGGCCCGCACGTGCCGTCCACGGGCAAGCTCAAGATCTTCAAGCTGATGAAGGTCGCGGGCGCGTACTGGCGCGGCGACGCGAAGAACGAGCAGTTGCAGCGCATCTACGGCACGGCCTGGACGAAGAAGGAAGACCAGGAGCTGTATCTCCATAACCTCGAAGAGGCGGAGAAGCGCGACCACCGCAAGCTCGGCAAGCAGCTCGACCTGTTCCACATGCAGGACGAATCGCCGGGCATGGTGTTCTGGCACCCGAAGGGCTGGACGCTCTGGCAGCAGGTCGAGCAATACATGCGCGGCCGTCTGCGCGAAGTCGGCTACGACGAAATCAAGACGCCGATGATCATGGACCGCTCGCTCTGGGAAGCGTCGGGTCACTGGCAGAACTATCGTGAAAATATGTTCACGACGGAGTCGGAAAAGCGCGACTACGCGATCAAGCCGATGAATTGCCCCGGCCACGTGCAGGTGTTCAATCACGGTCTGCGCTCGTATCGCGACCTGCCGCTGCGTTACGCGGAATTCGGCTCGTGCCATCGCAACGAGGCCTCGGGTGCGCTGCACGGCCTGATGCGCGTGCGCGGTTTCGTTCAGGACGACGCGCACATCTTCTGTACGGAAGAGCAGTTCATCAGCGAGTCGATCGCCTTCAACACGCTGGCGATGAGCGTCTACAAGGATTTCGGGTTCGATCACATCGACATCAAGCTGTCGCTGCGCCCCGATTCGCGTGCCGGCACGGACGAAACGTGGGATCGCGCCGAACAAGGCCTGCGCGACGCGCTGACGGCCTGCGGCGTGCAATGGGAAGAACTGCCGGGCGAGGGTGCGTTCTACGGTCCGAAGGTCGAGTACCACATCAAGGACGCGCTCGGCCGTTCGTGGCAGTGCGGCACGCTGCAGCTCGACATGGTGCTGCCGGAGCGTCTTGGCGCCGAGTACGTGAGCGAAGACAACAGCCGCCGCCGCCCGATCATGTTGCACCGCGCCATCCTCGGTTCGATGGAGCGTTTCCTCGGCATTCTGATCGAACACCATGCCGGCGCAATGCCCTCGTGGCTCGCTCCGGAGCAGGTTGTTGTGATGAATATTGCGGAAAGTCAGGCCGAATACGCGGCAAATCTGGCCCAATCGTTGCAAAAACAAGGGGTTAGAGTGTCGGCTGATTTGCGCAACGAGAAAATTAGCTATAAAATACGTGAGCACACGCTTGAGAAGGTCCCGTACCTGCTTGTCGTTGGCGACAAGGAGCGTGAAGCACAAACGGTAGCCGTGCGTGCCCGTGGCGGCGTCGATCTGGGTGTTATGCCCCTCGACGCATTCGCTGAGCGTCTGGCGCAGGACGTCAAGACGTTCAAGTAA
- a CDS encoding integration host factor subunit alpha → MNEMNSSDFEALLAAQRSAMIRDIPASSASATNDTPTLTKAELAELLFDNVGLNKREAKDMVEAFFEVIRDALESGDSVKLSGFGNFQLRDKPQRPGRNPKTGEAIPIAARRVVTFHASQKLKALVESGAEASFPR, encoded by the coding sequence ATGAACGAAATGAACTCGAGTGATTTCGAAGCCCTTCTCGCGGCACAGCGTAGCGCCATGATTCGCGACATCCCTGCCTCGTCGGCAAGCGCCACGAACGACACGCCCACGCTGACCAAAGCCGAACTCGCCGAGCTGCTGTTCGACAACGTCGGCCTCAACAAGCGCGAAGCGAAGGACATGGTCGAAGCCTTCTTCGAAGTGATTCGCGACGCGCTCGAAAGCGGCGACAGCGTGAAGCTGTCCGGCTTCGGCAACTTCCAGTTGCGCGACAAGCCGCAACGCCCTGGCCGCAATCCGAAGACGGGCGAGGCGATTCCTATTGCCGCGCGGCGCGTCGTCACGTTTCACGCGAGCCAGAAGCTGAAAGCGCTGGTCGAAAGCGGCGCGGAAGCAAGCTTCCCGCGTTGA
- the pheT gene encoding phenylalanine--tRNA ligase subunit beta, with the protein MLFPESWLRSFVDPKLTTDELAHALTMAGLEVEGLSPAAPPTTKIVVGRVLEVVKHPDADKLNVCQVDAGTGATLQIVCGAPNVAPGIVVPVALVGAELPPAEEGGKPFAIKLSKLRGVESQGMLCSARELKLSEDHSGLMILPENTPVGQDIREALNLDDTIFEIKLTPNKADCLSVYGVARETAAITGAPLQAPVFPAVEVKLDEKLPVKISAPDLCGRFSGRVIRGVNARAKTPLWMVERLERSGQRSISALVDISNYVMLELGRPSHVFDLDKIHGSMDVRWGKKGETLKLLNGNTVEVDETVGVIADDREIESLAGIMGGDSTAVTLDTANIYLEAAFWWPDAIRGRSRRYNFSTDAGHRFERGVDWSTTVEHIERITQLILDICGGAAGPIDDQTVNVPQRAAVKMRVARANRIIGVKIGADEIAQIFTRLGLTFERSADEAGDESFSVTPPPYRFDIEIEEDLIEEVARIYGVEKIPALPPVARSEMRATNETRRSIHTIRHALAARDYAETINFSFVDAEWEQDFAGNANPVKLLNPIASQLSVMRTTLFGSLINVLRHNLNRRADRVRVFEAGRVFLHDPAIKAGEMTVEGFAQPKMIGALAYGPALDEQWGAQTRGVDFFDMKGDLEALFAGLGATKTPRFVKAEHPALHPGRSARVEVDGRAVGWIGELHPRWMQKYDLPHAPILFEVEADALMARELPTPSDVSKFPPVRRDIALVVDQKIEVQALLDEFRKGMQDEPARIVQRVALFDEFRAKSNTSGLGADEKSLAFRVTLQDTGGTLQDETVDTAIKSLVDRLARVFGARLRG; encoded by the coding sequence ATGCTATTCCCCGAATCCTGGCTGAGAAGCTTTGTCGATCCGAAGCTCACGACCGATGAACTGGCCCACGCGCTCACCATGGCCGGCCTCGAAGTCGAAGGCCTGAGCCCGGCCGCGCCGCCGACCACGAAGATCGTCGTTGGCCGCGTGCTCGAAGTCGTGAAGCATCCGGACGCGGACAAGCTCAACGTCTGTCAGGTCGATGCCGGCACCGGCGCGACGCTGCAGATCGTGTGCGGCGCGCCCAATGTCGCGCCCGGCATCGTCGTGCCCGTCGCGCTCGTCGGCGCCGAACTGCCGCCCGCGGAAGAAGGCGGCAAGCCGTTCGCGATCAAGCTCTCCAAGCTGCGTGGCGTGGAAAGCCAGGGCATGTTGTGCTCGGCGCGCGAACTCAAGCTCTCCGAAGACCACAGCGGCCTGATGATCCTGCCGGAGAACACGCCGGTCGGTCAGGACATTCGCGAGGCGCTCAACCTCGACGACACCATCTTCGAAATCAAGCTCACGCCGAACAAGGCCGACTGCCTTTCGGTGTACGGCGTCGCGCGCGAAACCGCCGCGATCACGGGCGCGCCGCTGCAAGCGCCGGTGTTCCCCGCAGTCGAAGTGAAGCTCGACGAGAAACTGCCCGTCAAGATCTCGGCGCCGGACCTGTGCGGTCGTTTCTCGGGCCGCGTGATTCGCGGCGTGAACGCGCGCGCGAAGACGCCGCTGTGGATGGTCGAGCGTCTGGAGCGCTCGGGCCAGCGCAGCATCTCCGCGCTCGTCGACATCTCGAACTACGTGATGCTCGAACTGGGCCGCCCGTCGCACGTGTTCGATCTCGACAAGATCCACGGTTCGATGGACGTGCGCTGGGGCAAGAAGGGCGAAACGCTCAAGCTGCTCAACGGCAACACCGTCGAAGTGGATGAAACCGTGGGTGTGATCGCCGACGACCGCGAGATCGAAAGCCTCGCGGGCATCATGGGCGGCGACAGCACGGCCGTCACGCTCGACACCGCCAACATCTATCTCGAAGCCGCCTTCTGGTGGCCCGATGCGATTCGCGGCCGCTCGCGCCGCTACAACTTCTCGACCGATGCGGGTCATCGTTTCGAGCGCGGTGTGGACTGGTCGACGACCGTCGAGCACATCGAACGCATCACGCAGCTGATTCTCGATATCTGTGGCGGCGCGGCTGGCCCGATCGACGATCAAACGGTGAACGTGCCGCAACGCGCGGCGGTGAAGATGCGCGTGGCGCGCGCGAACCGCATTATCGGCGTGAAGATCGGCGCCGACGAGATCGCGCAGATTTTCACACGCCTCGGCCTCACGTTCGAACGTAGCGCGGACGAGGCGGGTGACGAGTCGTTCAGCGTGACGCCGCCGCCGTATCGCTTCGACATCGAGATCGAAGAAGATTTGATCGAAGAAGTCGCGCGTATCTACGGTGTCGAAAAGATTCCGGCGCTGCCGCCGGTGGCGCGCAGCGAAATGCGTGCGACCAACGAAACGCGCCGCTCGATCCACACGATCCGTCACGCGCTGGCTGCGCGCGACTACGCCGAAACCATCAACTTCAGTTTCGTCGATGCCGAGTGGGAGCAGGATTTCGCGGGCAACGCGAACCCGGTCAAGCTGCTGAACCCGATCGCGAGCCAGCTCTCGGTGATGCGCACGACGCTTTTCGGCAGCCTCATCAACGTGCTGCGCCACAACCTCAACCGCCGCGCGGATCGCGTGCGCGTGTTCGAAGCGGGCCGCGTGTTCCTGCACGATCCCGCGATCAAGGCGGGTGAGATGACGGTGGAGGGGTTCGCGCAACCGAAGATGATCGGCGCGCTCGCGTACGGTCCCGCGCTCGACGAGCAGTGGGGCGCGCAAACGCGCGGCGTGGACTTCTTCGACATGAAGGGCGATCTCGAAGCGCTGTTCGCAGGACTTGGCGCCACGAAAACGCCGCGTTTCGTGAAGGCGGAGCATCCCGCCTTGCATCCGGGACGCAGCGCGCGCGTGGAAGTGGACGGCCGCGCCGTGGGCTGGATCGGCGAGCTGCATCCGCGCTGGATGCAGAAATACGATCTGCCGCACGCGCCCATTCTGTTCGAAGTCGAAGCCGACGCATTGATGGCGCGCGAACTGCCGACGCCTTCCGACGTGTCGAAATTCCCGCCGGTGCGACGCGATATCGCACTGGTGGTCGATCAGAAGATCGAAGTGCAAGCACTCCTCGACGAGTTCCGCAAGGGCATGCAGGACGAGCCCGCACGGATTGTGCAGAGGGTTGCGCTTTTCGATGAATTTCGTGCAAAATCAAATACTTCCGGACTTGGCGCGGACGAGAAAAGCCTTGCCTTCCGGGTGACCCTGCAAGATACTGGCGGAACCCTTCAGGACGAAACGGTCGATACGGCCATCAAGTCCCTGGTGGATCGCCTGGCTCGAGTGTTTGGCGCCCGGCTGCGCGGATAA
- the pheS gene encoding phenylalanine--tRNA ligase subunit alpha, with the protein MDLDQIVADAQHAFASASDVNTLENEKARFLGKSGALTELLKGLGKLDPETRKTEGARINAVKQQVEAALNARRQALADALLNQRLAAEAIDVTLPGRGTGTGSLHPVMQTWERVEQIFGSIGFDVADGPEIETDWYNFTSLNSPENHPARSMQDTFYVDGKDADGRQLLLRTHTSPMQVRYARTHTPPIKVIVPGRTYRVDSDATHSPMFNQVEGLWIEENISFADLKGVYTDFLKKFFERDDIQVRFRPSYFPFTEPSAEIDMMFEHGKNAGKWLEISGSGQVHPTVIRNMGLDPERYIGFAFGSGLERLTMLRYGVQDLRLFFEGDLRFLRQFA; encoded by the coding sequence ATGGATCTGGACCAGATTGTCGCCGACGCGCAACACGCCTTCGCTTCCGCCTCCGACGTCAACACGCTCGAAAACGAAAAGGCCCGCTTTCTCGGCAAATCCGGCGCGCTGACCGAGTTGCTCAAGGGCCTCGGCAAGCTCGACCCGGAAACGCGCAAGACCGAAGGCGCGCGCATCAACGCCGTCAAGCAGCAGGTCGAGGCCGCGCTCAACGCGCGCCGCCAGGCGCTCGCCGACGCGCTCCTGAACCAGCGCCTCGCCGCCGAGGCGATCGACGTCACGCTGCCGGGCCGCGGCACCGGCACGGGCAGCCTGCATCCCGTGATGCAGACGTGGGAGCGCGTGGAGCAGATCTTCGGCTCGATCGGCTTCGACGTGGCCGACGGTCCCGAGATCGAAACCGACTGGTACAACTTCACCTCGCTCAACAGCCCGGAAAACCATCCGGCGCGCTCCATGCAGGACACGTTCTACGTGGACGGCAAGGACGCCGACGGCCGTCAGTTGCTGCTGCGCACGCACACGAGCCCGATGCAGGTGCGCTACGCGCGCACGCACACGCCGCCCATCAAGGTGATCGTGCCGGGCCGCACGTATCGCGTGGACAGCGACGCCACGCATTCGCCGATGTTCAACCAGGTCGAAGGCCTGTGGATCGAAGAGAACATCAGCTTTGCCGATCTGAAGGGCGTCTACACCGACTTCCTCAAGAAGTTCTTCGAGCGCGACGACATTCAGGTGCGCTTCCGTCCGTCGTATTTCCCGTTCACGGAACCGTCGGCGGAAATCGACATGATGTTCGAGCACGGCAAGAACGCGGGCAAGTGGCTCGAAATTTCGGGCTCGGGTCAGGTGCATCCGACCGTGATCCGCAACATGGGCCTCGACCCGGAGCGCTATATCGGCTTCGCGTTCGGCAGCGGCCTCGAGCGCCTCACGATGCTGCGCTATGGCGTGCAGGACTTGCGCCTGTTCTTCGAAGGCGATCTGCGCTTCCTGCGCCAGTTCGCCTGA
- the infC gene encoding translation initiation factor IF-3 — MATDKSHRINGEITAPEVRLVGIENEPLGIVKLADAFRMSEQQDVDLVEIAPQAVPPVCRLMDYGKFKYQESKKQHEAKLKQKVIQVKEVKFRPGTDDGDYNVKLRNLIRFLDEGDKTKITLRFRGREMAHQEIGMRMLERLRTDLEEVGQVEQMPKMEGRQMIMVLSPKKKK, encoded by the coding sequence ATCGCTACGGATAAGTCGCATCGCATCAACGGTGAAATCACTGCACCCGAGGTGCGTCTCGTCGGAATCGAGAACGAGCCGCTCGGTATCGTAAAGCTGGCTGATGCGTTCCGCATGTCGGAACAGCAAGACGTCGATCTGGTTGAAATTGCCCCGCAGGCGGTGCCCCCGGTGTGCCGCCTGATGGACTACGGCAAGTTCAAGTACCAGGAATCGAAGAAGCAGCACGAAGCCAAGTTGAAGCAGAAGGTCATCCAGGTCAAGGAAGTCAAATTCCGCCCGGGTACCGATGACGGCGATTACAACGTCAAGCTGCGCAACCTCATCCGCTTCCTCGATGAAGGCGACAAGACGAAGATCACGTTGCGTTTCCGCGGCCGCGAAATGGCTCACCAGGAAATCGGCATGCGCATGCTCGAGCGTCTGCGCACCGACCTCGAAGAAGTCGGTCAGGTCGAGCAGATGCCGAAAATGGAAGGGCGCCAGATGATCATGGTGCTCTCGCCGAAGAAGAAGAAGTAA